In Mesorhizobium sp. M9A.F.Ca.ET.002.03.1.2, the DNA window TTCGGGCGAGCTTGCCTATGAAGTTGCGGTTCCCGCACGATACGGCCACGCATTGATGGAGCGGCTCGTGGAGGTGGGTGCCGATCTCGGAGTGACGCCTTACGGGGTGGAAGCGCTGTCCGTGCTGCGGATCGACAAGGGACACGCCGCCGGCCCCGAGTTGAATGGACAGACGACGGCCGCCATGGTCGGACTCGGCAGTATGGTGTCGCAGAAGAAGGATTCCGTCGGCGCCGTGATGTCGCGGCGCGAGGGCCTTGCGGGCGACAGGCGACGCCTGGTGGGGCTGCGGCCCGTAGATCCGGCCGGGAAGGTGGTCAGCGGCTCGCATCTTTTTGCCGAGGACGCGCCGCAGAGTTTTGACACTGATCAGGGCTGGGTCACGTCGGCCTGCTACAGTCCGCATGTCGGCTCGATGATAGGGCTCGGTTTCCTCGAGAACGGCGATGAACGGCTGGGCGAGGTGATCGTGGCCGCGAACCCGCTCGAAGGCGAAAGCGCGCGCCTGCGCGTCGTCCCTGCCTGTTTCGTCGACCCCGAGGGAGAACGTCTGCGTGACTGACCTGAGACCTATCACCGCGCTCGGCACCGTGACACCCGGATACGCATCCTTCGGAGCGCTCGACCTGCGGGAGAATGCCGGTCTCGCGCTTGCCTCTCTGGCGCTGCGCCGGGGAACTCTTGAGCCGACACCCTTTGGGCTCACTCTTCCCGAACCAGGCCGCTGGGTTGCATGGCAGGGGGTTGCCGCGCTGTGTACCGGACCGGATCAGTGGATGATCGAGGCCGAAGGCCGCGCCGAGCTGGATTTTTCCGCCGAGCTCAAGCAGGTCGCCCCCGGCTGCTCGGTGACCGAGCAGACCGATGGCTGGGTGGCGATCGAGATTGTCTCGCGGGCAGGCACAGGGCTCGAGGCGTTGCTGTCGAAGCTCGTCAATATCGATCTCGCGAATTTTGGTCCGGGCGGTGCGACACGGACCGGCCTTGAGCATATGAGCTGTTTCGTCATCCGCCGTGGCGACGTCCATGCCGCCGTGCTGGGCGCGCGCTCGTCCGCCGGATCGCTCTGGCATGCGCTGGAAACGGCTGCAAAGCGGCTCGAGGAGAAGGTGGCGTGACTGCCCAGATCATCGACGGAAAGGTGTCCGCGGCGCAGCTGCGTTCGAGAGTGGCTGGGCATGTAGCGTGGCTCAAGAAGGACCACGGCATCACGCCGGGCCTGGCTGTCGTTCTGGTAGGCGCTGATCCGGCGTCGGAAGTCTATGTGCGTAACAAAGGACGGCAGACCATCGAAGCTGGCATGAGGAGCCTCGAGTACAAGCTGCCCACTGAAACGAGCGGCTGAATGCCGATCCTGAGATTCACGGTATTCTCGTCCAACTGCCTCTACCCAAACATCTGAACGCGGATCTGGTGATCAATGCGATCGATCCGGCAAAGGATGTCGATGGGTTTCACGTCACGAATGTCGGGCTTCTGGGCACGGGACAAAACGCGATG includes these proteins:
- a CDS encoding sarcosine oxidase subunit gamma translates to MTDLRPITALGTVTPGYASFGALDLRENAGLALASLALRRGTLEPTPFGLTLPEPGRWVAWQGVAALCTGPDQWMIEAEGRAELDFSAELKQVAPGCSVTEQTDGWVAIEIVSRAGTGLEALLSKLVNIDLANFGPGGATRTGLEHMSCFVIRRGDVHAAVLGARSSAGSLWHALETAAKRLEEKVA